A region of Lycium barbarum isolate Lr01 chromosome 3, ASM1917538v2, whole genome shotgun sequence DNA encodes the following proteins:
- the LOC132631011 gene encoding mitochondrial uncoupling protein 2-like isoform X4 codes for MGSKISFAGIFVISATAACFAELCTLPLDTAKVRLQLQKRGSGEGGVSKYRGLLGTVVTIAKEEGLLALWKGIIPGLHRQCIYGGLRIGLYEPVKAFVVGSHYVGDISLFSKVFAALVTGAVAIAVANPTDLVKVRLQAEGKAGTSRRYDGALDAYYTIVKQEGLAALWTGIVPNIARNAIINAAELASYDHLKEVKSRMMGDSVYKNTFDCFFRTLKYEGPLAFYKGFLPNFFRLGSWNVIMFLTLEQVKRFFG; via the exons ATGGGATCGAAGATCTCATTCGCCGGAATATTCGTTATTAGTGCTACCGCTGCTTGTTTTGCCGAG TTGTGTACATTACCTTTAGACACGGCTAAAGTACGACTACAGCTGCAAAAGAGAGGATCAGGAGAAGGTGGTGTATCCAAGTACAGGGGATTATTAGGTACAGTTGTTACAATTGCTAAGGAAGAAGGTTTATTAGCTCTTTGGAAAGGCATTATACCTGGCTTACATCGCCAATGTATTTATGGTGGCCTAAGGATTGGCTTATATGAACCC GTCAAGGCATTCGTTGTAGGCAGCCATTATGTTGGAGATATTTCCTTATTCAGTAAAGTTTTTGCTGCTCTTGTTACTG GTGCAGTAGCAATTGCTGTGGCTAATCCCACTGATCTTGTAAAAGTTCGACTCCAGGCTGAAGGTAAAGCTGGTACATCTAGGCGTTATGATGGTGCTCTCGATGCATACTATACCATAGTGAAACAG GAAGGGCTGGCGGCTTTGTGGACAGGAATTGTGCCAAATATTGCACGGAATGCTATTATTAATGCTGCTGAACTGGCCAGTTATGATCATCTCAAAGAG GTCAAATCAAGAATGATGGGAGATTCAGTATACAAGAACACCTTTGATTGTTTTTTCAGAACATTGAAGTACGAG GGACCACTTGCTTTTTATAAGGGTTTCCTCCCCAATTTTTTTCGACTAGGATCGTGGAATGTTATCATGTTTTTGACTCTTGAGCAA GTCAAGAGATTCTTCGGatga
- the LOC132631011 gene encoding mitochondrial uncoupling protein 2-like isoform X3, whose protein sequence is MGSKISFAGIFVISATAACFAELCTLPLDTAKVRLQLQKRGSGEGGVSKYRGLLGTVVTIAKEEGLLALWKGIIPGLHRQCIYGGLRIGLYEPVKAFVVGSHYVGDISLFSKVFAALVTGAVAIAVANPTDLVKVRLQAEGKAGTSRRYDGALDAYYTIVKQEGLAALWTGIVPNIARNAIINAAELASYDHLKEIIVKLPGFTDSVLTHLLAGLGAGFFAVSIGSPVDVVKSRMMGDSVYKNTFDCFFRTLKYEVKRFFG, encoded by the exons ATGGGATCGAAGATCTCATTCGCCGGAATATTCGTTATTAGTGCTACCGCTGCTTGTTTTGCCGAG TTGTGTACATTACCTTTAGACACGGCTAAAGTACGACTACAGCTGCAAAAGAGAGGATCAGGAGAAGGTGGTGTATCCAAGTACAGGGGATTATTAGGTACAGTTGTTACAATTGCTAAGGAAGAAGGTTTATTAGCTCTTTGGAAAGGCATTATACCTGGCTTACATCGCCAATGTATTTATGGTGGCCTAAGGATTGGCTTATATGAACCC GTCAAGGCATTCGTTGTAGGCAGCCATTATGTTGGAGATATTTCCTTATTCAGTAAAGTTTTTGCTGCTCTTGTTACTG GTGCAGTAGCAATTGCTGTGGCTAATCCCACTGATCTTGTAAAAGTTCGACTCCAGGCTGAAGGTAAAGCTGGTACATCTAGGCGTTATGATGGTGCTCTCGATGCATACTATACCATAGTGAAACAG GAAGGGCTGGCGGCTTTGTGGACAGGAATTGTGCCAAATATTGCACGGAATGCTATTATTAATGCTGCTGAACTGGCCAGTTATGATCATCTCAAAGAG ATAATCGTAAAACTTCCAGGATTTACAGATAGTGTTTTAACTCATCTCCTAGCTGGTTTAGGTGCTGGATTCTTTGCAGTTTCTATTGGTTCACCAGTTGATGTG GTCAAATCAAGAATGATGGGAGATTCAGTATACAAGAACACCTTTGATTGTTTTTTCAGAACATTGAAGTACGAG GTCAAGAGATTCTTCGGatga
- the LOC132631011 gene encoding mitochondrial uncoupling protein 2-like isoform X2 — MGSKISFAGIFVISATAACFAELCTLPLDTAKVRLQLQKRGSGEGGVSKYRGLLGTVVTIAKEEGLLALWKGIIPGLHRQCIYGGLRIGLYEPVKAFVVGSHYVGDISLFSKVFAALVTGAVAIAVANPTDLVKVRLQAEGKAGTSRRYDGALDAYYTIVKQEGLAALWTGIVPNIARNAIINAAELASYDHLKEIIVKLPGFTDSVLTHLLAGLGAGFFAVSIGSPVDVVKSRMMGDSVYKNTFDCFFRTLKYEGPLAFYKGFLPNFFRLGSWNVIMFLTLEQ; from the exons ATGGGATCGAAGATCTCATTCGCCGGAATATTCGTTATTAGTGCTACCGCTGCTTGTTTTGCCGAG TTGTGTACATTACCTTTAGACACGGCTAAAGTACGACTACAGCTGCAAAAGAGAGGATCAGGAGAAGGTGGTGTATCCAAGTACAGGGGATTATTAGGTACAGTTGTTACAATTGCTAAGGAAGAAGGTTTATTAGCTCTTTGGAAAGGCATTATACCTGGCTTACATCGCCAATGTATTTATGGTGGCCTAAGGATTGGCTTATATGAACCC GTCAAGGCATTCGTTGTAGGCAGCCATTATGTTGGAGATATTTCCTTATTCAGTAAAGTTTTTGCTGCTCTTGTTACTG GTGCAGTAGCAATTGCTGTGGCTAATCCCACTGATCTTGTAAAAGTTCGACTCCAGGCTGAAGGTAAAGCTGGTACATCTAGGCGTTATGATGGTGCTCTCGATGCATACTATACCATAGTGAAACAG GAAGGGCTGGCGGCTTTGTGGACAGGAATTGTGCCAAATATTGCACGGAATGCTATTATTAATGCTGCTGAACTGGCCAGTTATGATCATCTCAAAGAG ATAATCGTAAAACTTCCAGGATTTACAGATAGTGTTTTAACTCATCTCCTAGCTGGTTTAGGTGCTGGATTCTTTGCAGTTTCTATTGGTTCACCAGTTGATGTG GTCAAATCAAGAATGATGGGAGATTCAGTATACAAGAACACCTTTGATTGTTTTTTCAGAACATTGAAGTACGAG GGACCACTTGCTTTTTATAAGGGTTTCCTCCCCAATTTTTTTCGACTAGGATCGTGGAATGTTATCATGTTTTTGACTCTTGAGCAA TAG
- the LOC132631011 gene encoding mitochondrial uncoupling protein 2-like isoform X1: MGSKISFAGIFVISATAACFAELCTLPLDTAKVRLQLQKRGSGEGGVSKYRGLLGTVVTIAKEEGLLALWKGIIPGLHRQCIYGGLRIGLYEPVKAFVVGSHYVGDISLFSKVFAALVTGAVAIAVANPTDLVKVRLQAEGKAGTSRRYDGALDAYYTIVKQEGLAALWTGIVPNIARNAIINAAELASYDHLKEIIVKLPGFTDSVLTHLLAGLGAGFFAVSIGSPVDVVKSRMMGDSVYKNTFDCFFRTLKYEGPLAFYKGFLPNFFRLGSWNVIMFLTLEQVKRFFG, from the exons ATGGGATCGAAGATCTCATTCGCCGGAATATTCGTTATTAGTGCTACCGCTGCTTGTTTTGCCGAG TTGTGTACATTACCTTTAGACACGGCTAAAGTACGACTACAGCTGCAAAAGAGAGGATCAGGAGAAGGTGGTGTATCCAAGTACAGGGGATTATTAGGTACAGTTGTTACAATTGCTAAGGAAGAAGGTTTATTAGCTCTTTGGAAAGGCATTATACCTGGCTTACATCGCCAATGTATTTATGGTGGCCTAAGGATTGGCTTATATGAACCC GTCAAGGCATTCGTTGTAGGCAGCCATTATGTTGGAGATATTTCCTTATTCAGTAAAGTTTTTGCTGCTCTTGTTACTG GTGCAGTAGCAATTGCTGTGGCTAATCCCACTGATCTTGTAAAAGTTCGACTCCAGGCTGAAGGTAAAGCTGGTACATCTAGGCGTTATGATGGTGCTCTCGATGCATACTATACCATAGTGAAACAG GAAGGGCTGGCGGCTTTGTGGACAGGAATTGTGCCAAATATTGCACGGAATGCTATTATTAATGCTGCTGAACTGGCCAGTTATGATCATCTCAAAGAG ATAATCGTAAAACTTCCAGGATTTACAGATAGTGTTTTAACTCATCTCCTAGCTGGTTTAGGTGCTGGATTCTTTGCAGTTTCTATTGGTTCACCAGTTGATGTG GTCAAATCAAGAATGATGGGAGATTCAGTATACAAGAACACCTTTGATTGTTTTTTCAGAACATTGAAGTACGAG GGACCACTTGCTTTTTATAAGGGTTTCCTCCCCAATTTTTTTCGACTAGGATCGTGGAATGTTATCATGTTTTTGACTCTTGAGCAA GTCAAGAGATTCTTCGGatga